The Synechococcus sp. WH 8101 sequence CCTGCTGCATGGTGGTCACCACCAGCTGCCGCACCCTCTCCAGCGCGCTCGGATCCACCTCCAGCACCAGTTCATCGTGCACTTGCAGGAGCAGCCGCGCCGGTAGGGCCTGCTGGTCGAGGGCCGCCTGCAACTGGATCATCGCCAGCTTGATGATGTCGGCGCTGGAGCCCTGGATCGGCGCGTTGGCCGCAGCGCGCAGCTGCTGGGCCTCCATCCCGCCTCGCCGTGCCACCTCAAGATCGATCTCGAGGGGGTCTTTGCCAAGCAGGCGTCCGAGGCCGTTGCGATCGAAGTGGAACGGGCGCCGGCGCCCCAGGATCGTTTCCACGTAGCCGCGACTGAGCGCCAGCCGCTCCTGCAGCTCGAGAAAGGCAAACACCTTGGGATAGCGCTGCCGGTATTTGCTCAGGAACTCCTTGGCCTCCGCCTGGCTGACGCCGGTTTCCCGCGCGAAGCGCTGAGCACCCATGCCGTAAATCACCCCGAAATTGATCGTTTTGCCGAGGCGGCGCTCATCGGCAGTCACCTCGTCTTTCTCCAGCAGCAACCGGGCGGTGAGGGCATGCACGTCGTCGCCGTCGCGGTAAGCCTGTTGCAATACCCCCTCGCCCGACAGGTGGGTGAGGATGCGCAGTTCGATCTGGGAGTAATCGGCACTGAGCAGCTGCCAGCCCTCCTGGGGCAGAAAGGCCTTGCGGATCCGCCGCGAGAACTCCGTGCGCACGGGGATGTTCTGCAGGTTGGGGTTGCTGCTGCTCAGCCTTCCTGTGGCGGTCACCGCCTGGTTGAAGTCGGTGTGCACCCGGCCGGTCTCCGCTTCCACCAGCTGGGGCAGGGCATCCACGTAGGTGCTCTTCAGCTTGCTGAGCGTGCGGTGTTCCAGCACCAGGGGCACCACCGGGTGATCCTGTTCCAGCTTCTCCAGCACGGTGGCATCGGTGCTGTAGCCCGTTTTGGTGCGACGCGACTTCTTGCGATCGAGCCCGAGGGTGTCGAACAGGAGCTCACCAAGTTGTTTGGGTGAGGCGAGGTTGAACTCGACGCCGGCGGCCTGCTTCGCCGCGGCCTCCAGCCGTTCCAGGGTCTGGGCCATCTCGCTGGAGAGCTCGGCAAGGTAAGGCTGGTCGATGCGAATCCCCGTGGCCTCCATCAGCGCCAGCACCGGCTCCAGGGGGAGTTCCACCCGCTCGAGCAGCTCGGTGAGCTGGGAGCCCATCGCCTCCAGCTGCTGGCGCAGATCAAGGGCCAGGCGACGGGTGAGATGCACATCCATGCCGCAGTAGAGGGCAGCCTGGGCGACGGGCACCTCGGCGAAGCTGCTGGCCTTGCCGTCTTTGGCTTTGCCCACCAGGTCGCTGAAAAGGGTGGGTTTGAGGCCGTAATCGCGCTCGGCCATCGCATCAAGGCCGTGTTTGGCTGCCGCATCACGGAGGTAATCGGCCAGCAGGGTGTCCATCACCACCCCGCCGAGGGGAAGGCCGTGGCGCAGCAGGATCAGACGGTCGTATTTGGCGTTCTGCAGCGCCTTGGGGTGGTCATCGCTGGCCAGCCAGGGGGCCAGCTGTTCGAGCACGGTCTCCAGCGGCAACTGGGCAACCGAGGTGTGGCCCACAGGGATGTAGGCGAGATCGCCGCACTCTGCTCCCCAGCACACCCCCAGGCCCACCAGCTGGGCTTGGAAGGGGTTGAGGTCACTGGTTTCGGTGTCCAGGGCCACCGGTCGTGCCCGGTCGGTGCAGCCCATCAGCCGTTGCACCAGCTCACCCAGCTGCTCCGGCGTGGTGACCAGCGTGGGCGTCAGTGCCGGCAGAGCGGAGTCTGACGCTGGAGGATCGTCGGAGCGGGACGGGGGCTCGCTGCTCTCCAGCAGGTGGCCGTTGGCCGCCAGGCCGCCGCTGGAGAAGGTCGCCACAAACGCAGGGATCTGGCGCACCAGACTGTTCAGTTCCAGCTCCTGCAACCGCGCGCTGAGCCCGTCGGCATCCACCGTGCCCAGGTCGAGATCCGGCTCCTGGGGGAGCGGAACATCCACCAGAATTTCAGCCAGCTTGCGGGAGAGAAAGGCGTTGTCGCGATCGGCGCTGAGTTTGCCCTTGAGAGCGCCCTTGATCGCGCCGCGGCTCGCCTTCGGGCCTTCGGCCTCCACCTCGGCCAGGGCCGCATACACCCCATCGAGGTCGCCGTTCTCCTTGAGCAGGTTGATGGCGGTTTTGGGACCGACACCTTTCACGCCTGGGATGTTGTCGGAGCTGTCGCCGGTGAGGGCCTTGAGGTCCACCACCGACGCCGGCGTCACCCCGAGCTTCGCTTCCACGCCGGCTGCGTCGATCAGGCTCGGGCCGCTGCTTTTGGCGTAGGGCCCGCCGCCCATGTAGAGCACGGCAATGTCTCGCTGGTCATCCACCAGTTGGAACAGGTCGCGGTCACCGCTGAGGATCCGCACCCGCCAGCCATCGCTGGCCGCCCGTTGCGCCAGGGTGCCGAGCACGTCATCCGCTTCGTAGCCGGGTGCCAGGCACAGGGGCAGCTGCAGCTGCTCGCGCAGGATCTGC is a genomic window containing:
- the polA gene encoding DNA polymerase I — protein: MPASPEKPLLLLVDGHSLAFRSFYAFSKGGEGGLSTKDGRPTSVTYGFLKALLDNCKGLRPQGVAIAFDTAEPTFRHEADANYKAHRDVAPEVFFQDLEQLQQILREQLQLPLCLAPGYEADDVLGTLAQRAASDGWRVRILSGDRDLFQLVDDQRDIAVLYMGGGPYAKSSGPSLIDAAGVEAKLGVTPASVVDLKALTGDSSDNIPGVKGVGPKTAINLLKENGDLDGVYAALAEVEAEGPKASRGAIKGALKGKLSADRDNAFLSRKLAEILVDVPLPQEPDLDLGTVDADGLSARLQELELNSLVRQIPAFVATFSSGGLAANGHLLESSEPPSRSDDPPASDSALPALTPTLVTTPEQLGELVQRLMGCTDRARPVALDTETSDLNPFQAQLVGLGVCWGAECGDLAYIPVGHTSVAQLPLETVLEQLAPWLASDDHPKALQNAKYDRLILLRHGLPLGGVVMDTLLADYLRDAAAKHGLDAMAERDYGLKPTLFSDLVGKAKDGKASSFAEVPVAQAALYCGMDVHLTRRLALDLRQQLEAMGSQLTELLERVELPLEPVLALMEATGIRIDQPYLAELSSEMAQTLERLEAAAKQAAGVEFNLASPKQLGELLFDTLGLDRKKSRRTKTGYSTDATVLEKLEQDHPVVPLVLEHRTLSKLKSTYVDALPQLVEAETGRVHTDFNQAVTATGRLSSSNPNLQNIPVRTEFSRRIRKAFLPQEGWQLLSADYSQIELRILTHLSGEGVLQQAYRDGDDVHALTARLLLEKDEVTADERRLGKTINFGVIYGMGAQRFARETGVSQAEAKEFLSKYRQRYPKVFAFLELQERLALSRGYVETILGRRRPFHFDRNGLGRLLGKDPLEIDLEVARRGGMEAQQLRAAANAPIQGSSADIIKLAMIQLQAALDQQALPARLLLQVHDELVLEVDPSALERVRQLVVTTMQQAVQLSVPLVVETGVGANWMEAK